A window from bacterium encodes these proteins:
- a CDS encoding TonB-dependent receptor: MQYLNRLLVSVVLLAAVAAFAGTTGKIAGKVTDQKSGEPLLGVNIVVTGTRLGAVTDIEGRFIILQVPPGIYTVRASLIGYQEMAYENVRVSIDLTTPLDFQLSETVLELGQTVTVVAQRPLVQKDLTSTSNTVGAETIAQLPVDNLSDVVNLQAGVVEGHFRGGRTGEVAYLINGIPVNDVYSGGFALQVENNAIQELEVISGTFNAEYGQAMSGVVNVVTKEGGEKFHGSISSYVGDYVSTHDDIFWNVDAFNPIYNFEGSLSGPVPGLGNKLTFFASTRYYHNEGALYGRRVFLPADSSNFPTTSARDWYIEARGRGYRFASETDLQRLADSLKASADYVAMNPNQRLTGQLKLVYQLQADLKIDYEGLLQNRDFREYDHSFRFNPDGNFQREQRAWSNALALTKVFNSRTFLQIKGSAFNTNYQQFVHENPRDPAYVNPELLNAASGNAFRTGGEQMWHFYRNTRTNVGKMDLTWQATNQHLLKMGLEARRHRLWLRAFEIRLNRDTGFKPQVPEETNNVSNSDMYLRRPYEISAYVQDKMEFEYLIVNAGLRFDYFNSSGRVPDDFGVPNLASLLKSGNTSQLSPRFGLAYPITDRGVIHISYGHFFQIPNFEFLYSNPEFEIYPTQYYGSTPPPERTPNVIGNANIKPQRTAIYEIGLQQQLGDEFALDLTAYSKDIRNLLGTEILYTVNGIRYARYLNRDYGNVRGFTVSFEKRRFQSLAATIDYTFQIAKGNASDPNSAYFDVQANREPNKELVPLEWDRTHSLNVTLTAGDPARQSLGLIGKFGSGLPYTPTAQNVRTGVENSERRPNFINFDLYAYKNLRWARVQTNVFVRVYNLFDRKNELQVFGDTGRANYSLSALTSGTVFGLNTIGEYFTRPDFYSEPRQVIAGVTVEF; encoded by the coding sequence ATGCAATATCTCAACCGCCTGCTTGTTTCAGTCGTGTTGCTGGCAGCCGTGGCGGCCTTTGCCGGCACCACCGGAAAGATTGCCGGCAAAGTGACGGATCAGAAAAGCGGCGAGCCCCTGTTGGGCGTCAACATTGTCGTGACCGGTACGCGCCTGGGCGCGGTCACCGATATTGAAGGGAGATTCATCATTCTGCAGGTGCCGCCGGGCATCTACACCGTCCGCGCCTCGCTGATCGGCTATCAGGAAATGGCCTACGAAAACGTCCGTGTTTCGATCGATCTCACCACGCCGCTCGATTTTCAACTCTCCGAAACCGTGCTCGAGCTGGGGCAGACCGTCACGGTGGTGGCCCAGCGGCCGCTGGTTCAAAAGGATCTCACCTCCACTTCGAACACCGTGGGCGCGGAGACCATTGCGCAGTTGCCGGTGGACAATCTTTCCGATGTGGTGAATCTGCAGGCGGGCGTGGTCGAAGGCCATTTTCGCGGCGGCCGCACCGGTGAGGTGGCCTATCTCATCAACGGCATTCCGGTCAATGACGTCTACTCCGGCGGGTTTGCGCTGCAGGTGGAAAACAACGCCATTCAGGAGCTGGAAGTCATCAGCGGCACCTTCAATGCCGAGTACGGTCAAGCGATGAGCGGCGTGGTCAACGTCGTCACCAAGGAAGGCGGGGAGAAATTTCACGGCAGTATTTCCAGTTATGTCGGTGACTATGTCAGCACGCACGACGACATCTTCTGGAATGTCGATGCCTTTAATCCCATTTACAATTTCGAAGGCAGTCTTTCCGGGCCAGTGCCGGGACTCGGCAACAAACTCACCTTTTTTGCCTCGACGCGATATTATCACAACGAAGGTGCGCTTTACGGCCGCCGGGTTTTTCTGCCCGCGGATTCCTCGAATTTTCCCACCACTTCTGCGCGCGACTGGTACATCGAAGCGCGCGGCCGCGGCTATCGTTTTGCTTCGGAGACCGACTTGCAACGTCTGGCCGACAGCTTGAAAGCGAGCGCCGATTATGTGGCGATGAATCCCAACCAACGCCTGACCGGGCAATTGAAACTGGTTTATCAGCTCCAGGCCGATTTGAAAATCGACTATGAAGGCCTGCTGCAGAATCGCGACTTTCGCGAATATGACCACAGCTTTCGTTTCAACCCCGACGGCAATTTCCAGCGCGAGCAGCGGGCCTGGAGCAATGCCCTGGCCCTGACCAAAGTCTTCAACAGCCGCACGTTTTTGCAGATCAAAGGCTCGGCGTTCAACACCAACTACCAGCAGTTCGTGCACGAGAATCCGCGCGATCCGGCATATGTCAATCCCGAGTTGCTGAATGCGGCCAGCGGCAATGCCTTTCGCACCGGCGGCGAGCAGATGTGGCATTTCTATCGCAACACCCGCACGAACGTCGGCAAGATGGATTTGACCTGGCAGGCGACCAATCAACATCTCTTGAAGATGGGGCTGGAAGCGCGGCGGCATCGCTTGTGGCTGCGCGCCTTTGAAATTCGCCTGAATCGCGATACCGGCTTCAAGCCGCAGGTGCCGGAGGAGACCAACAACGTCAGCAACAGCGACATGTACCTGCGCCGGCCTTACGAAATCTCCGCGTATGTGCAGGACAAGATGGAATTCGAATATCTCATCGTCAACGCCGGTTTGCGCTTCGACTATTTCAATTCCAGCGGCCGCGTGCCGGATGATTTCGGTGTGCCCAATCTTGCGAGCCTGCTAAAGTCCGGCAACACCAGCCAGCTCAGCCCGCGCTTCGGTTTGGCCTATCCCATCACCGACCGCGGGGTGATTCACATTTCTTACGGCCATTTCTTCCAGATTCCGAATTTCGAGTTTCTCTATTCGAATCCCGAGTTTGAAATTTATCCGACGCAATACTATGGCAGCACGCCGCCGCCGGAGCGCACCCCCAACGTGATCGGCAACGCCAATATCAAACCGCAGCGCACGGCGATTTACGAAATCGGCCTGCAGCAACAGCTCGGCGATGAATTCGCGCTCGATCTCACTGCCTACTCCAAAGACATCCGCAACCTGCTCGGCACGGAGATTCTGTACACGGTGAACGGCATTCGTTATGCGCGTTACCTCAATCGCGACTACGGCAACGTGCGCGGCTTCACCGTTTCGTTCGAAAAGCGCCGCTTCCAAAGCCTGGCGGCGACCATCGACTACACCTTTCAGATTGCCAAAGGCAATGCCAGTGATCCAAATTCCGCCTATTTCGACGTGCAGGCCAATCGTGAGCCCAACAAGGAACTGGTGCCGCTGGAGTGGGATCGCACCCACAGTCTGAACGTCACGCTCACCGCCGGTGATCCCGCGCGCCAGTCGCTTGGCCTCATCGGCAAATTCGGCAGCGGCTTGCCCTACACGCCGACGGCGCAGAACGTGCGCACCGGCGTGGAAAACAGTGAGCGCCGGCCGAACTTCATCAATTTCGATTTGTATGCCTACAAAAACCTGCGTTGGGCGCGAGTGCAGACCAATGTTTTCGTGCGGGTGTACAATCTGTTCGACCGCAAGAACGAACTGCAAGTCTTCGGGGACACCGGCCGCGCCAACTATTCGCTCTCGGCGTTGACCAGCGGCACGGTGTTCGGGCTGAATACCATCGGCGAGTATTTCACGCGTCCGGATTTCTATTCGGAGCCGCGGCAGGTGATCGCAGGGGTTACGGTGGAGTTTTGA
- a CDS encoding IS701 family transposase translates to MSEQAMQYMAGQIQTTVRRNLEQFTLKVPNSNKQSLQHVVSNSPWDDDPAIVQLQHDVAALLGDPTHGALVLDESGIPKEGAHSVGVARQYSGALGKVDNCQIGVFLVYANPNLGATLIDRRLYLPKAWVQDQARRDKAGIPPDITFQTKAQLGWEMIRRAHANGLVFGFVSMDAHYGEQPWLRHALAGEGLIYMAEIPKTRRIFAREPIMRIPRRRHRQGPRPRRARPDIHPLTVEKFVKDHPAAWQRLKVRDTERGELIADFAAWRIWSVIDNNQPDADLWLIARRDLLDPNDISYAFCNASKDASLMRLAQMLCTRYWVERALQNAKSEAGLDEYELRGWRGWHHHMTLTLLTMLFLLELQMSLKDKAPMITVQDAREILQEILPKRKITEKDLIAIIRRKHQQRFDARQAHVNRANSS, encoded by the coding sequence ATGAGTGAGCAGGCCATGCAGTATATGGCCGGCCAAATTCAAACCACGGTACGCCGAAACCTTGAGCAGTTTACCTTGAAAGTACCGAACTCCAATAAGCAATCCCTGCAGCATGTGGTTTCGAATTCCCCGTGGGATGATGATCCCGCCATTGTGCAATTACAGCATGATGTTGCGGCTTTGCTTGGCGATCCAACCCATGGGGCGCTCGTCCTGGACGAAAGTGGCATTCCCAAAGAGGGAGCGCACTCCGTCGGTGTTGCGCGGCAATACTCGGGTGCTTTGGGCAAGGTCGACAACTGTCAGATCGGCGTTTTTCTCGTCTATGCCAACCCCAACTTGGGCGCGACCTTGATTGATCGTCGTTTGTATCTGCCCAAAGCGTGGGTCCAAGATCAGGCGCGTCGCGACAAGGCTGGTATTCCACCGGACATCACCTTTCAAACCAAAGCCCAATTGGGTTGGGAGATGATTCGTCGGGCGCATGCCAATGGCCTTGTTTTTGGTTTTGTGAGCATGGATGCGCATTATGGCGAGCAACCGTGGTTGCGTCATGCCCTGGCCGGCGAGGGCTTGATTTATATGGCCGAAATCCCCAAAACGCGCAGGATTTTTGCCCGCGAACCGATCATGCGAATTCCTCGCCGACGCCACCGCCAAGGTCCGCGGCCGCGCCGAGCGCGTCCGGATATTCACCCGCTGACCGTCGAAAAGTTCGTCAAAGATCATCCTGCGGCTTGGCAACGCCTGAAGGTTCGTGACACCGAACGTGGTGAACTGATCGCCGATTTCGCCGCGTGGCGAATTTGGTCGGTGATCGACAACAATCAACCCGACGCGGACTTGTGGTTGATTGCCCGTCGCGATTTGCTCGATCCCAACGACATCAGCTACGCGTTCTGCAATGCTTCAAAGGACGCTTCTCTCATGCGCCTGGCCCAAATGCTGTGTACCCGCTATTGGGTTGAGCGGGCACTGCAAAACGCCAAAAGTGAAGCAGGCTTGGATGAGTATGAGCTTCGCGGCTGGCGCGGTTGGCACCATCATATGACTTTGACTTTACTCACCATGCTGTTCTTGCTCGAACTCCAAATGAGCCTGAAAGACAAGGCCCCAATGATAACGGTCCAGGATGCGCGTGAGATTCTCCAAGAGATTTTGCCCAAGCGTAAAATCACGGAAAAGGATCTGATTGCAATCATCCGACGAAAGCATCAACAACGATTTGACGCCAGGCAAGCACATGTGAATCGCGCAAATTCGTCTTGA